A stretch of the Lolium rigidum isolate FL_2022 unplaced genomic scaffold, APGP_CSIRO_Lrig_0.1 contig_37694_1, whole genome shotgun sequence genome encodes the following:
- the LOC124681251 gene encoding uncharacterized protein LOC124681251 encodes MVTDEQLAQVEYELARNRMVAENEERMARLGLRRTSAELKDVCEASRPPKQRKRKAPSSTLENITERRVLRSRGTNESDNANPTDQPSKEITTKLVDGDKGGRTITKKANIYARMNKPKIKIPFNEYGQPIGQTQLNLPISLALWSGSIYHPKL; translated from the exons ATGGTCACTGATGAACAGCTAGCACAAGTTGAGTATGAACTAGCTAGAAACAGGATGGTGGCAGAAAATGAGGAAAGAATGGCACGCCTAGGATTACGCCGAACAAGTGCTGAACTTAAAGATGTCTGCGAAGCAAGCCGACCCCCAAAACAGAGAAAACGAAAG GCACCCTCCTCAACACTTGAAAATATAACTGAAAGACGTGTTTTGAGGTCCAGGGGAACAAATGAAAGTGATAATGCAAATCCTACAGACCAACCTTCCAAAG AGATCACTACCAAGCTTGTTGATGGTGACAAAGGTGGGCGAACGATAACTAAAAAGGCTAACATatatgcaaggatgaataagccgAAAATCAAAATTCCATTCAATGAGTATGGGCAGCCAATTGGGCAGACGCAACTGAATTTGCCAATTTCATTGGCACTCTGGTCAGGAAGCATATACCACCCAAAACTATAG